A stretch of Microbacterium sp. LWH3-1.2 DNA encodes these proteins:
- a CDS encoding substrate-binding domain-containing protein has product MSRWNRPGGAAAAHLLVREGVEFDAVFALSDTLGLGVLRALGEEGLRVPDDVAVIGFDNIDESKWSVPSMTTVDPGRDEIAAIAVDRLIERINEKHERRPPETFKPDFRIIKRESTGFTSAGD; this is encoded by the coding sequence TTGTCCCGATGGAACCGGCCCGGAGGCGCGGCCGCCGCACATCTGCTGGTTCGCGAGGGCGTGGAGTTCGACGCCGTCTTCGCGTTGAGCGACACCCTCGGACTCGGTGTGCTGCGAGCGCTCGGCGAAGAGGGACTGCGCGTCCCCGACGACGTCGCGGTGATCGGCTTCGACAACATCGACGAGAGCAAGTGGTCGGTGCCCTCCATGACGACGGTCGATCCGGGCCGCGACGAGATCGCCGCGATCGCGGTCGACCGGCTCATCGAGCGCATCAACGAGAAGCACGAGCGCCGGCCGCCTGAGACCTTCAAGCCCGACTTCCGCATCATCAAGCGCGAGTCGACCGGTTTCACCAGCGCAGGCGACTGA
- a CDS encoding alpha/beta hydrolase-fold protein, with protein sequence MSVKEQRRRGRQGRRRALPAVLAAAVVVGGTLVAATPAAGAGSDQWVSLPPNAPGVEDVYRFTVPSSAIQPATGINGGVVAVEGNFAPGKTWTTLNMGLSGGNWTSTIGPLEPGLYYYQYSARSAWNQDAFPFRNPASPQEVTSKPAWNTLFVDGPGAEWLADVPDGGALEDLTYQSSVTGAERSALVWTPPGYDESRAEPYPVLYLLQDAGQSYREWVELGRLKQILDNLAVEGDAEPMVVVMGDGESDEIRGEVVKNLLPAAEGAFNVSRDGDDRAIAGIGRGAEQALSLLVSATGEFSSVGSFSGDLEQNVGKGKARQINDATDLIRLYVGNVTDPSYDSTVNLAASLSAAGVEFQSDGSDPETGGTWDTWQKNLHDFAQRVFRTPGDTGPSEGHLALEPHSLPAAGTTPTPWIDGNGVVTFETGTEFAGANNVTVWGNFGPAGSWPRTPMTKQDDGRWRLTMPVEAGSYYYKFVVEGSDRKDTTNPTTVLSEPNWSTFQVPGDDTLRGEYTTPVAPEARGNVEVMDYTSGANGNPTRSAYVWTPPDYDPDRAEAYPVFYLQHGGGQTWTDWIEVGFAAQILDKHYAEGDIVPMVVVMANGNGVNFPNEITQRITVAAEAQYNVSNDPEERALAGLSMGSQAALSTLYTFPGQFAYIGAMSAFTNPPANANVAAINEGTKLLRIYSGDMQDFTYQNTLSLVSALNNRGIEHEFAPIIPGPHSWDVWQKALIDLLPHLFNG encoded by the coding sequence ATGAGTGTGAAGGAACAGCGGCGACGGGGCCGCCAGGGGCGGCGCCGGGCGTTGCCCGCAGTGCTCGCCGCGGCGGTCGTGGTCGGAGGAACTCTGGTCGCTGCCACGCCCGCGGCCGGAGCCGGAAGCGACCAGTGGGTGTCGTTACCGCCGAACGCCCCCGGGGTCGAAGACGTCTACCGCTTCACGGTGCCCAGCTCGGCCATCCAGCCGGCGACGGGCATCAACGGCGGCGTCGTCGCGGTGGAGGGCAACTTCGCCCCCGGCAAGACATGGACCACGCTGAACATGGGGTTGAGCGGCGGTAACTGGACCTCGACGATCGGACCCCTCGAGCCCGGCCTGTACTACTACCAGTACTCGGCCAGGTCGGCCTGGAACCAGGATGCGTTCCCGTTCCGCAACCCGGCGAGCCCCCAGGAGGTGACCTCGAAGCCCGCGTGGAACACGCTGTTCGTCGACGGCCCTGGCGCCGAATGGTTGGCTGACGTCCCCGACGGGGGGGCGCTGGAGGATCTCACCTACCAGAGCTCCGTCACCGGCGCGGAGCGTTCGGCGCTGGTGTGGACCCCACCGGGCTATGACGAGAGCCGTGCCGAGCCTTACCCGGTGCTCTACCTCCTGCAGGACGCGGGCCAGAGCTATCGCGAATGGGTGGAGCTCGGGCGACTGAAGCAGATCCTCGACAATCTCGCGGTCGAGGGCGACGCAGAGCCGATGGTCGTCGTGATGGGCGACGGCGAGTCCGATGAGATCCGCGGTGAGGTCGTCAAGAATCTCCTCCCCGCCGCGGAGGGAGCGTTCAACGTCTCCAGAGACGGCGACGATCGCGCGATCGCCGGTATCGGGAGAGGAGCCGAGCAGGCGCTCAGCCTTCTTGTCAGCGCCACGGGAGAGTTCTCGAGCGTCGGCTCGTTCTCGGGTGACCTCGAGCAGAACGTCGGCAAGGGCAAGGCGCGGCAGATCAACGACGCGACCGACCTCATCCGTCTCTACGTCGGCAACGTCACCGACCCGAGCTACGACTCGACGGTGAACCTCGCCGCCTCGCTCAGCGCAGCGGGCGTCGAGTTCCAGTCGGACGGATCCGACCCCGAGACGGGCGGCACGTGGGACACGTGGCAGAAGAACCTGCATGATTTCGCGCAGCGCGTGTTCCGGACGCCGGGTGACACCGGGCCGAGTGAGGGGCACCTCGCGCTCGAGCCGCACTCGCTCCCGGCCGCCGGCACCACGCCGACGCCGTGGATCGACGGGAACGGTGTCGTGACCTTCGAGACCGGCACGGAGTTCGCCGGCGCGAACAATGTCACGGTGTGGGGCAACTTCGGCCCGGCGGGCAGCTGGCCGCGCACGCCCATGACCAAGCAGGATGACGGGCGCTGGCGTCTGACGATGCCGGTCGAGGCGGGTTCGTACTACTACAAGTTCGTCGTGGAGGGGTCGGACCGCAAGGACACCACCAACCCGACGACCGTGCTCTCGGAGCCGAACTGGAGCACGTTCCAGGTGCCCGGCGATGACACGCTCCGTGGCGAGTACACGACGCCGGTCGCCCCCGAGGCTCGCGGCAACGTCGAGGTCATGGACTACACGAGCGGCGCGAACGGCAACCCCACTCGCTCCGCCTACGTGTGGACGCCCCCGGACTACGACCCCGATCGCGCCGAGGCCTACCCGGTCTTCTACCTCCAGCACGGCGGCGGACAGACGTGGACGGACTGGATCGAGGTCGGCTTCGCCGCCCAGATCCTGGACAAGCACTACGCCGAGGGAGACATCGTTCCCATGGTCGTCGTGATGGCCAACGGCAACGGCGTGAACTTCCCCAACGAGATCACGCAGCGAATCACGGTGGCCGCCGAGGCGCAGTACAACGTCAGCAACGACCCCGAAGAGCGAGCCCTCGCGGGCCTCTCGATGGGATCGCAGGCGGCATTGAGCACCTTGTACACGTTCCCTGGCCAGTTCGCCTACATCGGGGCCATGTCGGCGTTCACCAACCCCCCAGCCAACGCGAACGTGGCGGCGATCAACGAGGGCACGAAGCTCCTGCGCATCTACTCGGGTGACATGCAGGACTTCACCTACCAGAACACGTTGAGTCTCGTCAGCGCGCTGAACAACCGCGGGATCGAACACGAGTTCGCTCCGATCATCCCCGGTCCGCACAGCTGGGACGTCTGGCAGAAGGCGTTGATCGATCTGCTGCCGCATCTGTTCAACGGCTGA
- a CDS encoding bifunctional proline dehydrogenase/L-glutamate gamma-semialdehyde dehydrogenase, which yields MEDRSDERLAGEAVALAQRWIAESAEAEVDPAAERLAGVLKDPNGLPFTIGFVDGVMRPESLSAAASHLHRVAPLVPEFLPWYLRGAVRVGGAVAPVLPSPVVPIARRVLREMVGHLVVDARPDKLGPAIAALRERGARLNLNLLGEAVLGEKEALRRLEGIHELIRRPDVDYVSVKVSAIASHISMWAFDEVVDKVVERLRPLYLTAASPTSSVSGPTFINLDMEEYRDLDLTIAVFTRLLEDPRLRGLEAGIVLQAYLPDALPALERLTAWAQERVAAGGARIKVRLVKGANLAMERVDAVMHDWSLATYGEKVDSDANYVRCLRLALDPARTRAVRIGVAGHNLFDIAYAWLLAGTAGVRPDVEFEMLLGMAQGQVEAVTREVGHVLLYVPVVRPDEFDVAISYLVRRLEENASSDNFLSAAFDLADDPAMFGRERDRFLASLARADDPALATGPNRDQDRAAEATATTEAACAGAPRAQARLRRAAGASDEAGLTQAVIGIARSAVPGDTAPLERSVPEQVFGAEAFVETAVFSPRESGVRVAGAPGFRNAQDSDPSLPANRTWARSILSRIETSRAGDATVEAARVTDEPALQGIVARVRDAAPAWGALPAAERSLVLTAAARALEARRGELIEVAASETGKVFAEADVEVSEAVDFANYYAATARELDRVSGAVFEPARLTVVTPPWNFPIAIPAGGVLAALAAGSGVVFKPAPQARRCAAVVAEALWEAGVPRDVLALVDIDEGALGQTLLSHPDVDRVILTGAWETAAMFRSWRPDLPLLAETSGKNAMIVTPTADLDLAASDLIKSAFGHAGQKCSAASLAILVGPVGHSQRFARQLVDAATSLRVGPPSNPLSEVGPVVEVPRGKLEWALTTLEEGESWLVEPRRLDAAPEYDGRLWTPGIRTGVQPGSRFHREEFFGPVLGIMHASSLARAIELQNAVAYGLTAGLYTQNPDDLALWLDRVEAGNLYVNRGITGAIVQRQPFGGWKRSSVGAGAKAGGPNYLVGLGRWRATSGAPASATLHLRGLDTRIAALIEAAQPSLDYEAFEWLRRGALSDAIAWDREFGQVKDVSGLGVERNLFRYRPISAVALRATADASWQAVLRVVIAGLRAGSRLTLSAPVGLPAAVRRVLAEEDVAVFVETDEQWLERLTAVDIVAAAADADPEPRPPRARLIGQAESVAALHAVVAQAMGGDPDLAVYDNEVTTAGRLELLPFLHEQSVTITAHRFGNPDPWSEEVI from the coding sequence ATGGAAGACCGATCCGACGAGCGCCTGGCCGGCGAGGCCGTCGCCCTGGCGCAGCGGTGGATCGCCGAGAGCGCCGAGGCCGAGGTCGACCCGGCCGCCGAGCGACTGGCCGGTGTGCTGAAGGACCCGAACGGCCTGCCGTTCACCATCGGGTTCGTCGACGGCGTGATGCGTCCCGAGAGCCTGTCGGCCGCGGCATCCCATCTGCATCGCGTCGCGCCTCTCGTGCCCGAGTTCCTGCCGTGGTACCTGCGCGGCGCGGTCCGCGTGGGCGGCGCGGTCGCACCGGTGCTGCCGTCGCCCGTGGTGCCGATCGCGCGCCGGGTGCTGCGCGAGATGGTCGGGCACCTCGTCGTCGACGCGCGCCCTGACAAGCTCGGCCCGGCCATCGCGGCGCTGCGCGAGAGAGGCGCGCGACTCAACCTCAACCTGCTGGGCGAGGCGGTGCTCGGCGAAAAGGAGGCGCTGCGGCGGCTCGAGGGGATCCACGAGCTCATCCGCCGCCCCGACGTCGACTACGTCTCGGTGAAGGTGTCGGCGATCGCGAGCCACATCTCGATGTGGGCGTTCGACGAGGTGGTCGACAAGGTCGTCGAGCGGCTGCGCCCGCTGTACCTGACCGCGGCTTCGCCGACGAGCTCGGTGAGCGGCCCGACGTTCATCAACCTCGACATGGAGGAGTACCGCGACCTCGACCTCACCATCGCGGTCTTCACGCGCCTCCTCGAAGACCCGCGGCTGCGGGGCCTCGAGGCGGGCATCGTGCTGCAGGCGTACCTCCCCGACGCGCTGCCGGCGCTCGAGCGGCTCACCGCATGGGCGCAGGAGCGCGTGGCGGCGGGCGGCGCGCGCATCAAGGTGCGCCTCGTGAAGGGGGCGAACCTCGCGATGGAGCGCGTGGACGCCGTCATGCACGACTGGAGCCTCGCCACCTACGGCGAGAAGGTCGACTCCGACGCCAACTACGTGCGCTGTCTCCGTCTCGCTCTCGACCCGGCGCGCACCCGAGCGGTGCGGATCGGCGTCGCCGGGCACAACCTCTTCGACATCGCGTACGCCTGGCTGCTCGCCGGCACGGCTGGGGTCCGGCCGGATGTCGAGTTCGAGATGCTGCTCGGCATGGCGCAGGGCCAGGTCGAGGCCGTCACACGCGAGGTCGGCCACGTGCTGCTGTACGTGCCGGTCGTCCGCCCGGACGAGTTCGATGTGGCCATCAGCTACCTCGTGCGACGCCTCGAGGAGAACGCCTCGAGCGACAACTTCCTCTCGGCGGCCTTCGACCTCGCGGACGATCCGGCGATGTTCGGCCGCGAGCGCGACCGGTTCCTCGCCTCGCTCGCCCGCGCCGACGACCCCGCCCTCGCGACGGGCCCGAACCGGGACCAGGACCGCGCCGCCGAGGCGACCGCCACCACGGAAGCCGCCTGCGCCGGGGCCCCGCGGGCTCAGGCGCGTCTTCGGCGGGCCGCCGGGGCTTCCGACGAGGCCGGCCTCACGCAGGCCGTGATCGGCATCGCGCGCTCGGCCGTGCCGGGCGACACGGCTCCGCTCGAGCGGTCCGTCCCCGAGCAGGTCTTCGGCGCCGAAGCGTTCGTCGAGACGGCCGTCTTCTCGCCGCGCGAGTCCGGTGTCCGGGTTGCCGGCGCCCCGGGCTTCCGCAACGCCCAGGACAGCGATCCCTCCCTGCCGGCGAACCGGACGTGGGCGCGCAGCATCCTGTCGCGCATCGAGACTTCGCGCGCGGGGGATGCCACTGTCGAGGCGGCCCGCGTCACCGACGAGCCCGCGCTGCAGGGCATCGTGGCGCGCGTGCGCGACGCGGCACCGGCGTGGGGCGCGCTCCCCGCGGCGGAGCGCAGCCTCGTGCTGACCGCCGCCGCCCGCGCGCTCGAGGCGCGCCGCGGCGAGCTCATCGAGGTCGCCGCTTCCGAGACGGGCAAGGTCTTCGCCGAGGCCGACGTCGAGGTGAGCGAGGCCGTGGACTTCGCGAACTACTACGCCGCCACCGCGCGCGAGCTCGACCGCGTGAGCGGTGCGGTGTTCGAGCCGGCGCGGCTCACCGTCGTCACGCCGCCGTGGAACTTCCCCATCGCGATCCCCGCCGGCGGCGTGCTCGCGGCCCTCGCCGCGGGATCCGGCGTCGTCTTCAAGCCCGCTCCCCAGGCGCGCCGCTGCGCCGCGGTCGTCGCCGAGGCGCTGTGGGAGGCGGGCGTGCCGCGCGACGTGCTCGCTCTCGTCGACATCGACGAGGGGGCCCTCGGGCAGACTCTGCTCTCGCACCCTGACGTCGACCGCGTGATCCTCACCGGTGCGTGGGAGACGGCGGCGATGTTCCGCTCGTGGCGTCCCGACCTGCCGCTCCTCGCCGAGACCAGCGGCAAGAACGCGATGATCGTCACGCCGACGGCCGACCTCGACCTCGCGGCATCCGATCTCATCAAGAGCGCGTTCGGCCACGCCGGCCAGAAGTGCTCCGCCGCGTCGCTCGCGATCCTCGTGGGTCCGGTCGGCCACTCGCAGCGCTTCGCGCGTCAGCTGGTGGATGCTGCGACCTCCCTGCGCGTCGGACCGCCATCGAACCCGCTCAGCGAGGTGGGCCCGGTCGTCGAGGTGCCGCGCGGCAAGCTCGAGTGGGCGCTCACCACCCTGGAGGAGGGGGAGTCCTGGCTCGTCGAGCCGCGGCGCCTGGACGCGGCCCCCGAGTACGACGGACGGCTCTGGACTCCCGGCATCCGCACCGGGGTGCAGCCCGGCTCGCGCTTCCACCGCGAAGAGTTCTTCGGGCCCGTGCTCGGGATCATGCACGCGTCCTCGCTCGCGCGGGCGATCGAGCTGCAGAACGCCGTGGCCTACGGGCTCACCGCAGGCCTCTACACGCAGAACCCGGACGACCTCGCGCTGTGGCTCGACCGCGTCGAGGCGGGCAATCTCTACGTCAACCGCGGCATCACCGGCGCCATCGTGCAGCGCCAGCCGTTCGGCGGCTGGAAGCGCTCGTCGGTCGGCGCCGGCGCCAAGGCCGGCGGCCCGAACTACCTTGTGGGTCTCGGTCGCTGGCGCGCCACCTCGGGCGCCCCGGCGTCGGCGACCCTGCACCTGCGCGGTCTCGACACCCGGATCGCCGCCCTGATCGAGGCCGCGCAGCCGTCGCTCGACTACGAGGCGTTCGAGTGGCTCCGTCGCGGCGCCCTGTCGGACGCGATCGCGTGGGACCGCGAGTTCGGGCAGGTGAAGGATGTCTCGGGCCTCGGCGTCGAGCGCAACCTCTTCCGCTACCGCCCGATCTCCGCGGTCGCGCTGCGCGCCACCGCGGACGCGTCGTGGCAGGCCGTGCTCCGGGTCGTCATCGCGGGCCTTCGTGCCGGCTCGCGACTGACGCTGAGCGCGCCCGTCGGATTGCCCGCGGCGGTGCGCCGCGTGCTCGCGGAGGAGGACGTCGCCGTCTTCGTCGAGACCGACGAGCAGTGGCTCGAGCGGCTTACCGCCGTCGACATCGTCGCGGCGGCCGCCGATGCCGACCCCGAGCCGCGGCCCCCGCGCGCGCGACTCATCGGCCAGGCCGAGTCGGTCGCGGCGCTGCACGCTGTCGTCGCGCAGGCGATGGGCGGCGACCCCGATCTCGCGGTCTACGACAACGAGGTCACCACCGCCGGCCGGCTCGAGTTGCTGCCGTTCCTCCATGAGCAGTCCGTCACGATCACCGCACATCGATTCGGCAACCCCGACCCGTGGTCGGAGGAAGTGATCTGA
- a CDS encoding LysR family transcriptional regulator, with product MFELRRLRLLHELALRGTLAAVAEALSYSPSTISQQLAQLEKEAGVALLAPEGRRVRLTEHGRVLAAHAARALDLVEQARGELESLHPGLAPVRVAVMQTAALAIVPAALALLAERAPDLRVELVEMPPELGLFELSARGVDLVIAEQYPGHTRAHAKGLERDRLGTDPIHLAVASVDPARSLDALRERPWVMEPAGTAARLWAVQQCRAAGFEPDVRYELADLSAHARLVAAGQAVAVLPDLLWDGSAIPVSLLELPGRPAREIFTAQRTASHARAGILEVRRALHDAFPPRKTDAAALVG from the coding sequence ATGTTCGAGCTGCGACGCCTGCGATTGCTCCACGAGCTCGCCCTGCGCGGCACGCTTGCGGCGGTCGCCGAGGCGCTCTCGTACAGTCCGTCCACGATCTCGCAGCAGCTCGCGCAGCTCGAGAAGGAGGCCGGCGTCGCCCTGCTGGCCCCGGAAGGACGCCGCGTTCGCCTCACCGAGCACGGCCGCGTCCTCGCGGCGCACGCGGCGCGAGCGCTCGATCTCGTCGAGCAGGCGCGCGGCGAGCTCGAGTCGCTGCACCCCGGTCTCGCGCCGGTGCGCGTCGCGGTCATGCAGACGGCCGCGCTCGCGATCGTTCCCGCGGCGCTCGCGCTCCTCGCGGAGCGCGCCCCCGACCTGCGCGTCGAGCTCGTCGAGATGCCGCCGGAGCTCGGGCTGTTCGAACTCTCGGCGCGCGGCGTGGACCTCGTCATCGCAGAGCAGTACCCCGGCCACACACGCGCCCACGCGAAAGGCCTGGAGCGCGACCGGCTCGGCACCGACCCGATCCATCTGGCCGTGGCATCCGTCGATCCCGCTCGCTCACTCGACGCTCTGCGGGAGCGCCCGTGGGTCATGGAGCCCGCCGGCACCGCCGCCCGCCTGTGGGCCGTCCAGCAGTGCCGGGCAGCAGGGTTCGAGCCCGATGTGCGGTATGAGCTCGCGGACCTTTCGGCCCATGCGCGCCTCGTCGCAGCGGGGCAGGCGGTCGCCGTGCTTCCCGATCTGCTGTGGGACGGATCGGCGATCCCGGTGTCACTGCTCGAGCTGCCCGGTCGACCGGCGCGCGAGATCTTCACGGCTCAGCGCACGGCCTCACACGCTCGTGCGGGCATCCTCGAGGTGAGACGCGCATTGCACGACGCGTTCCCCCCGCGGAAGACGGATGCTGCGGCCCTGGTCGGCTGA
- a CDS encoding diguanylate cyclase domain-containing protein encodes MTDSPALLFDPDRPRDDAEALRLQECSQEQIRTIGRIQAHGVLFGIDEATGVVVVASENVEHWLGRDLRDAGSDTLSWAIGQGLAVDPVRAEFEGSVYDVIAHRGTVPLVVELEPVVPELDYVRTGVVGAIQRLAGVTDPDELRQLAAREIKAITGYDRVMCYEFHDDGHGQVVADEREPDMEPYFGLHFPASDIPAQARALYIEKRSRAIADTEDPGLALHTLLSEEARLDLGGTELRAVSPHHLQFMRNMGQASTVSFGLVIEDRLVGMFTCAHRTPRRIPVLLRRALEVMATQIVTQLAAADQIRRLRRQLEARERRIALIAPLYGRGDVGAVLMSGERTVLDVIPADGALLRMGDAVHTVGVVPAPARLFAVVDELGPGRLLWEALPIERPEFAVEVPGVTGLLVVPLGGDGDALAFVRSEVSRTVDWLGDQRPENRDTPLSPRRSFSAWRESVTGRSLPWGEHAQDAFDLGEEIRSAMIARTQAELAELALRDALTGLHNRRFLDDRLDELLHGSEAAVAVVFLDLDDFKLINDTYGHEMGDAVLAAIGRRLSGVARSSDVVVRLGGDEFVIVCVSAGPEEAAAIAGRALAAITEPIIVRGVEVTVNASAGVVAAERGVSPGGLLNAADAAMYRAKRGGGGRVSA; translated from the coding sequence TTGACAGACTCCCCCGCACTCCTCTTCGACCCCGACCGTCCCCGCGATGACGCGGAGGCGCTCCGGCTGCAGGAATGCTCGCAGGAGCAGATCCGCACGATCGGGCGCATCCAGGCGCATGGCGTGCTCTTCGGCATCGACGAGGCGACGGGCGTCGTGGTCGTCGCGAGCGAGAACGTCGAGCACTGGCTCGGACGTGATCTGCGGGACGCCGGCAGCGACACCCTGTCCTGGGCGATCGGCCAGGGGCTCGCCGTCGATCCCGTGCGGGCGGAGTTCGAGGGCTCGGTCTACGACGTGATCGCGCATCGCGGCACCGTGCCGCTCGTCGTCGAGCTCGAGCCCGTCGTGCCCGAGCTGGACTACGTACGCACCGGGGTCGTCGGCGCGATCCAGCGGCTGGCGGGAGTCACCGACCCCGACGAGCTGCGCCAGCTGGCGGCTCGCGAGATCAAGGCCATCACGGGCTACGACCGGGTCATGTGCTACGAGTTCCACGATGACGGGCACGGACAGGTCGTCGCCGACGAGCGAGAACCCGACATGGAGCCGTACTTCGGGCTGCACTTCCCCGCGTCGGACATCCCCGCGCAAGCGCGCGCCCTGTACATCGAGAAGCGCTCACGGGCGATCGCCGACACGGAGGACCCGGGACTGGCCCTGCACACGCTCCTCTCCGAGGAGGCGCGCCTCGACCTCGGGGGAACCGAGCTGCGCGCCGTGTCGCCGCACCACCTTCAGTTCATGCGGAACATGGGGCAGGCGTCGACGGTGTCGTTCGGCCTCGTCATCGAGGACCGCCTCGTGGGCATGTTCACGTGTGCTCACCGCACCCCCCGACGCATCCCGGTGCTGCTGCGTCGGGCCCTCGAGGTCATGGCGACCCAGATCGTCACGCAGCTCGCTGCCGCCGATCAGATCCGGCGCCTGCGCCGGCAGCTCGAGGCGCGCGAGCGGCGGATCGCCCTCATCGCACCGCTGTACGGGCGCGGCGATGTCGGCGCCGTCCTCATGAGCGGCGAGCGGACCGTGCTCGATGTGATCCCGGCCGACGGCGCCCTGCTGCGGATGGGCGACGCCGTCCACACCGTGGGCGTCGTGCCTGCTCCGGCCCGCCTGTTCGCGGTCGTCGACGAGCTCGGTCCGGGAAGGCTGCTGTGGGAGGCGCTGCCGATCGAACGACCGGAGTTCGCTGTCGAGGTGCCGGGCGTGACCGGCCTGCTCGTCGTACCCCTCGGCGGCGACGGCGATGCACTCGCCTTCGTGCGCAGCGAGGTGTCTCGCACGGTGGACTGGCTCGGCGACCAGCGGCCGGAGAACCGCGACACCCCGCTGTCTCCTCGCCGATCCTTCTCGGCCTGGCGCGAGAGCGTCACTGGCCGCAGCCTCCCCTGGGGCGAGCATGCGCAGGACGCGTTCGACCTCGGCGAGGAGATCAGGTCTGCCATGATCGCCCGCACGCAGGCCGAGCTCGCCGAGCTCGCGCTGCGCGACGCCCTCACGGGTCTGCACAACCGGCGTTTCCTCGACGACCGGCTGGATGAGCTGCTGCACGGCTCAGAAGCCGCGGTGGCGGTCGTGTTCCTCGACCTCGACGACTTCAAGCTCATCAACGACACCTACGGCCATGAGATGGGCGACGCGGTCCTGGCCGCCATCGGCCGCAGACTGAGCGGGGTGGCCCGCAGCTCCGACGTCGTCGTGCGGCTGGGCGGTGACGAATTCGTGATCGTGTGCGTCAGCGCGGGGCCGGAGGAGGCCGCCGCGATCGCGGGGCGCGCGCTGGCCGCGATCACCGAGCCGATCATCGTGCGGGGCGTCGAGGTCACCGTCAACGCCTCGGCCGGCGTCGTGGCTGCCGAGCGCGGTGTCTCACCCGGAGGACTGCTGAACGCCGCCGACGCGGCGATGTACCGCGCGAAGCGCGGGGGCGGCGGCCGCGTCTCAGCGTGA
- a CDS encoding EAL domain-containing protein, whose product MPRTPPLTRDLRAALSTGELWIAFQPQYDLSPLWSPDATSSIQPVAVEALCRWNHALLGAVPPDRFIPLAEEGHFLDEVDLHVFSVAVDQVTQWREAGHPLGLAVNASPAHFSQRYADHVVARLDGLGIDPVGVTVEITEAPTPQLRPEMLTAMESLRSAGMSISVDDYAGGDTTVSMLEYLPIDEVKIDRSLTQRNDAGADDAIAAVVESSAAHGWRVVAEGIETIADLERSRRRGCDRGQGYLWGVPMPSEEMDALLAAG is encoded by the coding sequence ATGCCCCGCACTCCCCCACTCACCCGTGATCTGCGCGCTGCGCTTTCGACCGGGGAGCTGTGGATCGCCTTCCAGCCGCAGTACGATCTGTCGCCGCTGTGGTCTCCCGATGCCACGTCGTCGATCCAACCTGTCGCCGTCGAGGCTCTCTGCCGCTGGAATCACGCGCTCCTCGGCGCCGTTCCGCCGGACAGGTTCATCCCCCTCGCCGAGGAGGGCCATTTCCTCGATGAGGTCGACCTGCACGTGTTCAGTGTCGCGGTGGACCAGGTGACGCAGTGGCGTGAGGCGGGTCATCCGCTCGGGCTGGCGGTGAATGCGTCACCGGCGCACTTCTCGCAGCGCTACGCAGACCATGTCGTCGCGCGCTTGGACGGGCTCGGGATCGACCCGGTGGGAGTGACGGTCGAGATCACCGAGGCGCCGACGCCGCAGCTGCGTCCGGAGATGCTGACGGCGATGGAGTCGCTCCGATCGGCGGGGATGTCGATCTCGGTCGACGACTACGCGGGCGGCGACACCACGGTGAGCATGCTGGAATACCTGCCGATCGACGAGGTCAAGATCGACCGATCGCTCACGCAGCGCAACGACGCCGGAGCCGACGACGCGATCGCGGCAGTGGTGGAGAGCAGCGCCGCGCACGGCTGGCGGGTCGTGGCCGAGGGCATCGAGACCATCGCGGACCTCGAGCGTTCCCGGCGGCGCGGCTGCGACCGCGGACAGGGCTACCTCTGGGGTGTGCCGATGCCTTCCGAGGAGATGGATGCGCTGTTGGCAGCGGGCTGA
- a CDS encoding ATP-dependent DNA ligase: MGTLTYDTRVTTSIDDRILAHLQAVIWAKLRRGESFPFTWSDPTRAGLGRTSVWLSPNVSLAFEYFGGRQPRLNPAWVDALAKAANSPAGLTIVPEPENPSAPQ; the protein is encoded by the coding sequence ATGGGCACGCTCACCTACGACACCCGCGTCACGACGTCGATCGACGATCGGATCCTCGCGCATCTGCAGGCGGTGATCTGGGCCAAGCTGCGGCGCGGCGAGTCCTTCCCGTTCACCTGGAGCGACCCGACCCGAGCCGGTCTCGGACGCACGTCGGTGTGGCTGAGTCCGAACGTCTCGCTCGCGTTCGAGTACTTCGGCGGCCGCCAGCCGCGGCTCAACCCCGCATGGGTGGACGCTCTCGCGAAGGCGGCGAACTCCCCCGCGGGCCTCACGATCGTGCCCGAGCCCGAGAACCCCTCAGCTCCGCAATAG
- a CDS encoding thioesterase family protein: MNVMWRTLIVMVTARRRLRRGGRLGPDEISRIRLTTLLTDIDLLRHMNNGRYLSLFDLGRWDLLVRTGLWDVMKTYGWYAVVSSETVTFRKSLNLWQKFDVESRLIGHDDKAVYLEHRAVVGGEVYARAIIRARMMKRSGGTLSHEELFAAIGRPEGVPEVDAWVHDWAAASALPPTRAEAPSVWN, from the coding sequence GTGAACGTGATGTGGCGCACCCTGATCGTGATGGTGACCGCGCGGCGGCGGCTGCGGCGAGGCGGGCGACTCGGCCCTGACGAGATCAGCCGCATCCGGCTCACCACGCTCCTCACCGACATCGACCTGCTGCGTCACATGAACAACGGGCGATATCTGTCGCTGTTCGACCTCGGCCGGTGGGACCTGCTCGTGCGGACGGGCCTCTGGGATGTCATGAAGACGTACGGCTGGTACGCCGTCGTCTCGAGCGAGACCGTGACGTTCCGCAAGTCGCTGAACCTCTGGCAGAAGTTCGACGTCGAGTCGCGCCTGATCGGGCACGACGACAAGGCCGTCTACCTCGAGCATCGCGCCGTCGTGGGCGGCGAGGTCTATGCCCGCGCGATCATCCGCGCCCGAATGATGAAGCGCTCCGGAGGAACGCTGTCGCACGAGGAGCTGTTCGCGGCGATAGGCCGCCCCGAGGGCGTTCCCGAAGTGGATGCATGGGTTCACGACTGGGCGGCAGCATCCGCTCTCCCTCCCACGCGTGCGGAAGCACCCAGCGTCTGGAACTGA